In one window of Candidatus Sulfuricurvum sp. RIFRC-1 DNA:
- the recJ gene encoding single-stranded-DNA-specific exonuclease RecJ, giving the protein MSTLPEVPLLDHTSLGSFLAHRFEAQSEKLSDIPHPNNLKDAKKGAERLARAIRNNERIALVGDYDVDGVTSTAIVKRFFDLIPYPLITTIPNRFSDGYGVSKNVLERLDADVIFTVDNGINAIEAAEVCRLRGIDLIITDHHTPGDILPDAYAIINPKQPDCPYPFKEICGAQVGWLLMGLVKQELNLTIDMRQFFPFLALAIIADVMPLIGINRAIVKTGLEMMQTSSLSPFLLIRDFLNRSNVSSEDIAFQIAPRINSAGRLEDASIALDFLLADTSERAYHQFELLSALNTLRKETEAQNTAEAMVHVNRDDSIIVVVGEHWNEGVVGIVASRLVNHFQKPAIVLSIHNGIAKGSGRSIGNVDLYTLIKSQEKHLQKFGGHKMAAGLSMSSDTVSAFRLGINEAAKSVNPSDFIPHNEIVGELEHEMINFQLLELLERFEPYGEGNPRPRFLIREADVVTVKLFGSDQSHSRIELRPSAVSPKTLELIAFRRTLECPENKKMSCSYTVNKNEWNGRVSLQLMVERVF; this is encoded by the coding sequence ATGTCAACCCTGCCTGAAGTACCCCTTCTCGATCATACCTCTCTAGGGAGTTTTTTAGCGCACCGTTTTGAGGCGCAAAGCGAGAAACTCTCCGATATACCCCACCCCAATAATCTCAAAGATGCCAAAAAAGGTGCCGAGCGTTTAGCTCGTGCTATCCGTAACAATGAACGTATCGCTCTGGTCGGCGATTACGATGTGGATGGCGTCACCTCGACCGCAATCGTCAAACGTTTTTTCGACCTCATCCCCTACCCTCTAATTACTACCATACCGAACCGATTTAGTGATGGGTATGGGGTCTCTAAAAATGTACTCGAGCGTCTCGATGCGGATGTCATCTTTACCGTCGACAACGGGATCAATGCCATAGAAGCCGCAGAAGTGTGCAGGTTACGGGGAATCGATCTGATCATTACCGATCATCACACCCCTGGTGACATCCTCCCGGACGCTTATGCCATTATCAACCCGAAACAGCCCGATTGTCCCTATCCGTTTAAAGAGATATGCGGTGCGCAAGTGGGTTGGCTGCTCATGGGGCTAGTGAAACAAGAACTAAACCTCACCATCGATATGCGTCAGTTTTTTCCCTTTCTCGCTCTCGCAATTATCGCCGATGTCATGCCGCTCATAGGGATTAATCGTGCTATTGTCAAGACAGGGTTAGAGATGATGCAAACGTCATCCCTCTCTCCGTTTCTCCTTATACGTGATTTTCTAAACCGCTCCAATGTCTCCTCTGAAGATATCGCATTTCAAATCGCTCCGCGTATCAACTCGGCAGGACGGCTCGAAGATGCTTCGATCGCTTTGGATTTTCTCTTGGCCGACACCAGCGAGAGGGCATACCATCAGTTCGAACTTCTCAGCGCCCTCAATACCTTGCGCAAAGAGACCGAAGCGCAAAATACCGCCGAAGCAATGGTACACGTAAACCGTGATGATTCAATCATAGTCGTAGTCGGTGAGCACTGGAATGAAGGGGTCGTCGGGATCGTGGCATCACGCCTCGTCAACCATTTTCAAAAACCTGCCATTGTCCTCAGTATTCACAACGGTATTGCCAAAGGCTCCGGTCGGAGCATCGGTAATGTCGATCTCTATACCCTCATCAAATCCCAAGAGAAACATCTGCAAAAATTCGGCGGTCACAAAATGGCGGCAGGACTTTCGATGAGCAGTGATACGGTAAGCGCATTTCGTCTTGGAATCAATGAAGCGGCAAAAAGTGTTAATCCTTCTGATTTCATTCCCCACAATGAGATCGTCGGTGAGCTGGAACATGAGATGATCAATTTTCAGCTTTTAGAGCTGTTGGAGCGATTCGAACCCTACGGTGAGGGAAATCCCCGCCCGAGGTTTCTGATCCGTGAGGCCGATGTTGTAACCGTAAAACTGTTCGGTAGCGACCAATCGCACAGCCGTATCGAACTCCGCCCCTCTGCTGTGAGTCCAAAAACACTCGAACTGATCGCATTTCGGCGAACACTCGAATGCCCCGAAAATAAAAAAATGTCGTGCAGCTATACAGTAAATAAAAATGAATGGAACGGACGTGTCTCCCTCCAACTGATGGTGGAGAGAGTCTTTTGA
- a CDS encoding CTP synthase, which produces MTKYIFVTGGVLSSLGKGITAASIGALLKHSGKQVGMLKIDPYINVDPGTMSPLEHGEVFVTQDGAETDLDIGNYERFLDASFLRTSNFTTGQVYSSVIERERSGGYLGQTIQVVPHIVGEIVDRIKKAGEGHEILVVELGGTVGDIEGLPFMEAIRTMKHDDEVEGTFFIHVTLIPFIKAAGEHKSKPTQHSVQELRRIGITPQMIIARSEEKLPRTFKKKLALACDVSSDSIIEAMDEQTIYAVPLSFLQQNILAPIAKELSLGELKPDMEQWDSLVKKIVSPKHHVTIGFVGKYLELKESYKSLIEALIHSGAHLDTRVAINWIDSEKIETQGAEALLRDCDSVLVAGGFGNRGVEGKIEAIRYARENKIPYLGICLGMQLSIVEYARNVLGYADANSIEFNPKTTHPMIYLIDNFIDQSGETQLRTHHSPMGGTLRLGEYPCETKEGSNLRTAYNNEALIYERHRHRYEANPTYRAALEAAGMVVTGESHGLIEAVEIPNHPWFLGVQFHPEFTSRLQSPNASILGFVKATFAHVNPA; this is translated from the coding sequence ATGACCAAATATATTTTTGTAACCGGCGGTGTACTCAGTTCACTCGGAAAAGGGATTACGGCAGCCAGTATCGGAGCGTTACTCAAACACTCCGGCAAACAAGTCGGAATGCTCAAAATCGATCCGTATATCAACGTTGACCCGGGAACCATGAGCCCACTGGAACACGGTGAAGTATTCGTAACCCAAGATGGTGCCGAAACGGATTTGGACATTGGAAACTACGAACGTTTTCTCGACGCATCTTTTTTACGCACCAGCAACTTCACGACGGGTCAAGTCTACAGCTCGGTTATCGAACGTGAGCGCAGCGGCGGGTATTTGGGGCAGACGATTCAGGTTGTTCCTCATATCGTCGGAGAAATTGTTGATCGTATTAAAAAAGCCGGTGAGGGACATGAGATTCTTGTTGTTGAGCTCGGCGGTACCGTCGGAGACATCGAGGGATTGCCGTTTATGGAAGCGATTCGCACCATGAAACACGATGACGAGGTAGAAGGGACATTTTTCATCCATGTTACCCTCATCCCGTTCATCAAAGCGGCTGGTGAGCACAAAAGCAAACCGACCCAGCACTCAGTGCAGGAGCTTCGTCGTATCGGAATCACCCCACAGATGATTATCGCCCGTAGTGAAGAAAAACTCCCAAGAACCTTTAAAAAGAAACTTGCCCTCGCCTGTGACGTCAGCTCGGACAGTATCATCGAAGCAATGGATGAGCAAACCATTTATGCAGTACCATTGAGCTTTTTACAACAAAATATCCTTGCCCCGATCGCTAAAGAGCTCAGTCTTGGAGAACTTAAACCCGATATGGAACAGTGGGATTCATTGGTCAAAAAGATTGTCTCTCCAAAACACCATGTTACCATCGGATTTGTCGGTAAATATCTGGAACTCAAAGAGTCGTATAAATCGCTCATCGAAGCGCTTATCCATTCGGGAGCGCATCTCGATACCCGCGTAGCGATCAACTGGATTGACAGTGAAAAAATCGAAACGCAAGGGGCAGAAGCACTGTTACGCGACTGTGATTCGGTTCTCGTTGCCGGCGGTTTCGGTAACCGTGGAGTTGAAGGGAAAATCGAAGCGATTCGCTACGCCCGTGAAAATAAAATCCCGTATTTGGGAATCTGTTTGGGAATGCAGCTCTCCATCGTCGAATACGCACGCAATGTTTTAGGCTATGCTGATGCCAATTCCATCGAGTTTAACCCGAAAACGACCCATCCAATGATTTATCTAATCGATAATTTCATCGACCAATCAGGTGAAACTCAGCTTCGAACCCACCACTCGCCGATGGGAGGAACACTCCGTCTGGGCGAATACCCGTGTGAAACGAAAGAGGGGTCAAACCTTCGTACTGCCTATAACAACGAAGCACTGATTTATGAGCGTCACCGTCACCGTTACGAAGCCAATCCGACCTATCGTGCAGCACTCGAAGCGGCGGGAATGGTCGTTACCGGTGAATCACATGGTTTGATCGAAGCGGTTGAGATTCCAAATCATCCATGGTTTTTGGGGGTACAATTTCATCCTGAATTCACCTCTCGTCTCCAAAGTCCGAATGCTTCCATCCTCGGATTTGTGAAAGCAACATTCGCGCATGTCAACCCTGCCTGA
- a CDS encoding cation:proton antiporter, whose protein sequence is MTNWKLVESVLYYITIALGMSIVVNLVLKRFGISPIIGYILTGVTVAYGFDLRHMADSHTLEMIAEFGVVFLMFTIGLEVSLQRLSTMKTDVFFNGSLQVLLSAGIFFSFAYGVFGISLETALIISMALSLSSTAVVLSYLKSTKEIARPYGQKSTGILIFQDIAVIPILILIGFLSSNGKDISDVLLQTAISALVIVGLLFIVGKRMMTWLLHFSSSSEVDELFMGSVLVIVVASSLLASYAGFTYSLGAFVAGMIIAETRYHHKVESDIAPFKDLLLGTFFVTVGMKIDLALFVTHLSEIMIILLGVLIVKAIIIYGVIRIYSQAKIAFKTAIALSQVGEFSFAIFALAGNNKLIPDELSQILVLVIVLSIVATPIILANLSKISSYFFKDISVTETFAMLPGRKNHVIVCGYGVVGKFVAKALKAEGVDYVVADNSYKHVEEALRDGQEVYFGDMSKSAILDKLCTKESVSVIVTLDNLDKKRLICETIIRYAPNVKLVVKVISLEEKRALRGLPISITIDGKREVAARLVSEALYCDL, encoded by the coding sequence TTGACAAATTGGAAATTAGTGGAATCGGTACTTTATTACATCACAATAGCTTTGGGAATGTCGATTGTTGTCAATCTTGTCCTCAAGCGATTTGGAATTTCGCCGATTATCGGTTACATTTTGACCGGTGTGACGGTTGCGTACGGATTCGATTTACGTCACATGGCCGATTCGCATACCTTAGAGATGATTGCCGAATTCGGTGTGGTTTTTTTGATGTTTACGATCGGACTGGAAGTGTCGTTGCAACGCCTTTCAACGATGAAAACCGATGTCTTTTTTAACGGTTCGCTTCAAGTTCTTCTCTCTGCGGGCATCTTTTTTTCTTTTGCGTACGGAGTATTCGGAATTTCATTAGAAACGGCATTGATTATTTCGATGGCATTGTCGCTCTCTTCGACCGCAGTCGTTTTGAGTTATCTCAAATCGACCAAAGAGATTGCCCGTCCCTATGGCCAAAAGTCGACCGGGATTTTGATTTTTCAAGATATTGCCGTTATCCCGATCTTAATTTTGATCGGATTTTTAAGCTCAAACGGTAAAGATATCAGTGATGTATTACTTCAAACGGCGATTAGTGCGTTGGTCATTGTAGGATTGTTGTTTATCGTAGGCAAGAGAATGATGACATGGTTGCTCCATTTCTCCTCTTCGAGTGAAGTGGACGAACTGTTTATGGGTTCGGTTTTGGTTATTGTTGTGGCTTCTTCCCTGTTAGCTTCGTATGCCGGATTTACCTACTCTCTTGGGGCATTTGTCGCGGGGATGATTATTGCTGAAACCCGTTATCACCATAAAGTTGAATCCGATATCGCACCGTTTAAAGATTTATTGCTCGGAACCTTTTTTGTTACGGTCGGGATGAAGATCGATTTGGCACTGTTTGTAACCCATTTATCTGAGATTATGATAATCCTCTTGGGGGTTTTGATCGTTAAGGCGATAATTATTTATGGAGTTATCCGTATCTATTCCCAAGCCAAAATCGCATTTAAAACCGCTATTGCCCTTTCGCAGGTCGGAGAGTTCTCCTTTGCAATTTTTGCACTTGCGGGGAATAACAAGCTTATTCCCGATGAACTTTCTCAGATTTTGGTATTGGTCATTGTCTTATCGATTGTAGCTACCCCTATAATTTTGGCAAATTTGTCGAAGATCAGCAGCTATTTTTTCAAAGATATCAGCGTTACCGAAACGTTTGCCATGTTGCCCGGACGTAAAAATCATGTTATCGTCTGCGGCTACGGGGTTGTGGGAAAATTCGTGGCTAAAGCATTGAAGGCCGAGGGGGTCGATTACGTTGTTGCCGACAACAGCTATAAACACGTCGAAGAGGCGCTTCGTGATGGGCAAGAGGTCTATTTTGGGGATATGTCTAAAAGCGCTATTTTGGATAAATTGTGTACCAAAGAGTCGGTAAGTGTTATCGTCACACTCGATAATTTGGACAAAAAGAGACTTATTTGTGAAACGATTATCCGTTATGCGCCGAATGTGAAACTGGTAGTTAAAGTGATCAGTTTAGAAGAAAAGCGTGCCCTTCGAGGACTTCCCATCTCCATCACGATCGATGGAAAGAGAGAAGTGGCGGCACGCTTGGTCAGCGAAGCGCTTTATTGCGATCTTTAA